The nucleotide sequence CTCTACGAATACAAGGAACCATTAAGTAAACCACTTGGCGATTATTTTCTCACATGTAATCTCATGAAGAGCTCATCGTTTTTCACTCATTGTAGACGTGTCAGCATTAAGTATTTGCATATCCATTTACTTTTTCCTTTCCTTGGCCATCCTTTCCATTTtcctttcttttacttttatctccatttctTTAATATACCTCTGAGTTTGTAATTTTTGTTCTTTCATTGCTGCTTGAgcttgtaattcttgttctttcattgccGCTTGAATTTGTAGCTCCTTCTCTTTGATTGCCATAATCTTTGCTCTATGTtccttctcctcttctctttccTTTTCCCTATCCATTAGTTCCTTTTCTCTGACATTCTtaatatcttccatgagagataaCTTTTTAACAACCGATGATTTTTTTTCACTAAAATCTTTAGACATCTATGCTTTTCCCTTACCTTTTCGCTTGCTCTTCTTTGATCCTTGTGGGCGAACGGGAGAGTCCACATCGGGTTCGTCAGCCAACGGTGTTTGTGTTTCTGGGTTTGATGAGGATGAGTATGCTCCAGTTGCACTAACCTTGGTTCTCTTTGAGCCGCCACTCTGTGTAGGTAGTTGGCTTCTCCATTTTTGCTCCAACCGAATCATGTTCTAATGCCTCTCAAAAGTGAATTTTTTACCATAATTTGTGGAATAAAGTTTATAAGCCAACTCCTTTATATCATCAGCGTTCGAACCACTCCTTATGTTTTGACTAGCTTGATCGTAGCAACCAGCAAATTGTGCAACAGCCTTGTTGATCTTATACCATCGTTTCTTACATGCAACTACCCCCTTGTCACGTCGGAGCAAAATTCTACACAGTAGCTATGAATTTGACTCCAAAATGTTTTTCCCTTTTGATCGGTACCAACTACAAGATCAGTTGAAACATTTAACTATGCACTGATTAGCATCTCATCCTCTTTCCAATGTCAGTGTTGAATACTATATTGCCTCCGAtcttcaatatcatcatcattgagGTCGATAGCATCTAATCCATGAGGGTTGGTAAAATCTGAATATTGCGAATTTGGACTAGATTGTATAGGAGTCTGAGAGGATGGGTTAGAAGAGCCACCAACACCAGATGAGTTATGTCTTGATGCACTGAATTGAGTTGGAAACGGTAAGGAAGTTGGAGAAACATTTCCGATAGAGAGGTTAAATATGGATGAAAATAGAAAATGTGGTGTTTGTGAATTTTAATTTTGCGGTTGGAATATaggaaattgattattataaggagcttgaaaattgaaattagaaatattttgtggatttggattttgaaatgtattcagtagtgtgaagttttgatttggaaCTTGAGAGTTTGAGGTTTGAGATTGTTGGGTATTTGGAATTTGAGGAAAGTTTTGTAAGTAATTGAAGAAAGAGTTGAGTTGGTTTGGATCCATTCTTtcgaacaaaaaaataatattagcaGAACTTTGATTTTGTAAActtggaagaagatgaaaaagagtAGTAGAAAGTGTGAGAATAGAAGTGTATCTAAGTGATTATATAGAGTAACAAAATATTAATTTGTTAATAATAACGGTAACATAGTAACGGCTAGTTTCTAACGGCTAATTTTGCAACGGCTAGTTTTACAACagctaatttaatataataatataattaatatacaatattaatttaattacttatattaattattataattattaataatcaaatataatttaattatttaatataatttttcaaataaCTAAATTAAATACTTAAATCATNNNNNNNNNNNNNNNNNNNNNNNNNNNNNNNNNNNNNNNNNNNNNNNNNNNNNNNNNNNNNNNNNNNNNNNNNNNNNNNNNNNNNNNNNNNNNNNNNNNNNNNNNNNNNNNNNNNNNNNNNNNNNNNNNNNNNNNNNNNNNNNNACCCTTTATTGATAACATATTATGTAacgttattagttattatattaataccatattatttaattttttttaatttaagtgcCAGATGttaaaattttattgattataaTGAAAACAAAGCAAGTCCCTCTGAGTAGGGCCTTCCTTGATTTGAAATATGTGTTGGGAATCATATTTATGTTGCTCCAATAGTTGGTTCAGTAGTTGGCTTAATTGTATAGGCATCTAATTAAAACAAAAGAAATTGGTACAGGGACCCAATGAGAAGGAAAACAAAGTATAGGGAcccaaattaaaaattaaattggtgcaaggactcaattaaaaggaaaaaaaaagtatagagacctaattcaAAATTTTACGAAACGATAGAaaccaacaaagtaattaaacatCTTTTTAAGTATATATAAGTCGGTTTAGGTAAATACTGAATCAAGACCGGAAAGATTTTGCAACTGATAAAATAACACCAGACTGTTTTAATTGACAAAGTAGTCCTTACATGACTTTAAAACTTGAAAAACATATGCCTAGACTTGCCGGAGCATGTTTTCGATGAGAAGAATGCTGAAATGTCCACCCAAAAATGTTAGATGAAATTTGTAATTAATTCATTATCCAGAATATAAGCCCCAAATCCGACGAATCCTACTCCGTTCCCCCTTTAAACGCTAACCCCCTTCCTCAATGCACTCTGTCACCATCTGAACGCACTCTCCCCAAAAGAACAGTAGAGCTAAAGCTTCTCAGTCTGACACGGCTGATGCCACCGATACCGCATGGTCGCCATGTTGTATTAAGTTTGGTTGCGTCTACCAAATACTCTatcatttttcttacaatttaaatgaaatattttctatagaactaaggaaaatgataaataaatgtattgatgcatccacggttaattttgtgcctctggagcttatatttttttttccagATTATCGATCTTGTTGTTATGTAGggtattttgttaattatttaactttgacctcacagcgggactacattgaagctaaatgaaacatttttggattcaaataggacactttaaactttaaggtTCAAAACAGAATTACACCCAAACGTAGGGgactaatttagtactttaccctacgAATTTTCCATCCCTAATGTCTCCCTGCAGGGAAGGTAGATTCCCCTTGtaacgaaaaacaaaaaataaagggAAAGTATGGAGagccaatagaatatttgtacgatgcttacaatggaggtttaggaagtattagagatataaccattagtgttacctttttccatCAGCGTAAGCttctgggatgagtggtatcatgacatggtattagagttctagatccaaaaggtcaagaatttgatccttggtgaaccccaaaatcagctTAAGCTTTTAGGATGAGTGGTTTTatgacatgagatgtttattatccctaataCCCGGATGGTTATTATGGGTGatattcattttgtaactcatataGTCCATTGTACAAATAagccattggctccctagcaggACTCAAAAATAAATCCTTACTTTCCCAAcattaatatattttttggtttgggaaaaaataaaataataaaaaatattttcttttgcttaaaTATTAAAGGTGAGTTCTATGGTGTCTaccgaaaatttttttaaatgagTTCAATGTTGTCCCACTGttaaatttgacacaaataattagcatatttaaaaataataacgtTTGATTTCAGtacataaataacataaaattttaAGTGTTGATACTTGATTGATAGAATTTAGGAATTTTTTTTACAAGAAGATTGAGAAGACAAAGTGTTACGAGAAGGTTTTAATTATATTCTTCTAAtacaatgaaaaagatatgacctacttttttttggtgactaaacaaggaaagaaacaaagcaaaaactattctaaatccgagcggatgattcgttggagatcaacactaggctcagaccaaataacatgattagagttactcttggcaccatatttagccatccaatccacagctctatttgcttctcgggaCACCCATTCAACGTAAACAAGCCAAGGACGAGATAAAAGCTCCTGAATCTTGTGAACCAAGTCTGTTACTTCAGAAGATATGACCTACTAATAATATTGTTAACGTCCACATTATTTATTCTGTTAACTATTCATATAAATTTAACAGTAAGACAACATTAAACCTATTTAAAACTTTTGAAACAGAAATAAAATGTTTAAAACGTTAATggctaaattataatttaatccaAAAGTTATGACTAAAATAATACTCTACTCtactaattattaatataaacttGGTTTTAATAGTTCTATaacaatatttatattttattttataacaaaaataaatttattattttatacattaattttttttccatccaaacaataaaaaaaattttccatttattttcaatttttttcattttctttctttctattttctttactCTTGTTTCCTCTTATTATCCAAACAAAACTAAATGTCCACATATACTTCAGTACCATAATCTGACATATCTAACCAAAAGCTATTCTTCCTTTCCAATCATGGAGTTTGTTCTCCACTATCTTTCTTCAAATTCCACCTtgtccttctttcttttcttgttcaCGGTGGTGTTTATCATATTTTCAAGATCAAAACCGAAGccacaaaactcaaaattgccACCAGGACCATCTAAACTACCCTTCATAGGAAACATACACCAACTTAGTTCTATGCCTCACCGTGGCCTAACAAAATTAGCACAAGAATATGGCCCTCTTATGCACATAAAACTAGGCTCACTCTCAACCATAGTTGTTTCTTCACCTGAAATGGCCAAAGAAGTTATGAGAACACATGACATAATATTTGCAAATAGGCCTCACAATCTAGCTATTGATGTTATAACATATGGTTCTAAGGGAATGAGTTTTTCACCTTATGGAAGCTATTGGAGGCAGATGAGGAAGATTTGTACTTTTGAGCTATTAACACCGAAGCGAGTTGAATCGTTTCGATCAATCAGGGAACAAGAAGCATCGAATCTTGTTAAGGATTTAAGTTCCAATCATGGGTCTATCATTAATTTCAGCAACGTTATATATTCTGTGTCATATGGATTAACATCAAGAGTGGCCTTTGGGGAAAAGTCAACGGATCAAGAAGCGTTCATACAAGTTATGAAGGATGTGTTGAAAGTTGTTTCTGGTTTCTCTTTGGCTGATTTGTATCCTTCAATTGGAATGCTTAGTGTTGTGACAGGGTTAAGATCAAAAGCAGAGAGGATTCATCAAGAAGTGGATAGGATCCTTGAGAAGATTGTGAGAAATCACAAGGAAAGAAAGGAAATGAATGAAAAGTCAACGGAGGATATTGTTGATGTCTTATTAAAGCTTCAGAAGCATAGCAACCTTGAGCACCCTCTATCTGACAATGTTATCAAAGCAACAATTTTGGTTAGTATTTTGAGATAAGAATTTACAttatatttatgttttaatttttttttattaaagatattAATTTTTAAGAGTTAAAAAGAGTTGACACATCTGGTAAAGACTCGAAAATATCCTAAAAAGATCTAGATTTTAGTTAATTTTGGTCCTATAAAAGCTTCTCTTGATGTTTTAAATCTAAAGATAAAACTTTAGTGGATTGACTAACGTTAAATccatctaaaattttaaaattaagaatgGTTCTTACTTGCTAGAGAGTATTTATTAGAGGAATATTTGTGGAACTTCAGTGATCATGTTAGTTGAGTTAGTTAGAAAAGTTGTGCAATGAaaaagttgaatttttttttttttttttttttctttttccaggaCATCTTTGCTGCCGGAAGCGGCACCTCAGCGAAAACATTAGAGTGGTCGATGTCAGAACTTATCAAGAACCCAAGCGTGATGGAAAGAGCACAAGCTGAGGTAAGAAGAGTCTTTGATTCAAGAGGGTGTGTCGACGAAGCCAACCTCCATGAACTCCACTACTTAAAATCAGTAATCAAAGAAACACTACGCCTCCATGCTCCTGTTCCTTTATTACTGCCAAGAGAATGCAGCGAGAGATGCGAAATCAATGGTTATGAAATCCCGGCTAAGAGCAGGGTCGTTGTTAATGCTTGGGGAATTGGGAGGGACCCAAGATACTGGAAGGAAGCTGAGAAGTTTGATCCAGAAAGGTTCATTGATGGTTCTGTTGATTTCAAAGGTGCAGATTTTGAGTTCATTCCATTTGGTGCTGGGAGAAGGATTTGTCCTGGAATCACATTTGGGGTTGCTAGTGTTGAACTCATACTTGCAAATTTGCTTTTTCATTTTGATTGGAAGCTTCCAAATGGCGAGAAGCATGAAGATCTTGACATGTCTGAATCATTTGGATTGTCCATCAGAAGAAAACATGATTTGTACCTGATTCCTTCTGTGTATCATTACTCTTCTGCTAATTAGGATCACAATGCAATGAAATCATATTCTTATGATTTATGTTAGTCACATCTTATAACATGGCTGGTCATATATGTACAGAGGCTTAGTATGTgtctaattttatttaaaaagaatatatgaaaatttttagtTCCTCACGTTCACTTTGATAGTCTTGCAAAACACAGAAATAGTCATTatattggattggattggatgaaATTTAACTTAAGTTTAGTCTTTGATAAAATTTAGATCTTCTAAAACGAAGAAGTTGGTAAAGTGGTAAAATAAGAGATTaatcaccattaattttataatttttataaaatatgtgctctattattttaatttaagagTGATTAATTACTCATTTGATCACTTTACCAATTCTCTTAAGATTCTTAATTTGGCATGATTAGGTGGATAGACATGGATTAACGAAATAGAAAAATGTTAAATAGGATTACTCGGAAAGAtacttaaaaattaatttatatttgattttacttgcataaaaattttgtttattaagAGTTGTTTATTAATACatttctttatatttttcttaattttaagtTCCTTCATAGTTTATGTTCAACAAATTGAAAGATATAAGTAGATAGTGTATATCATtatatcaattataattttaatttataaaagaataaaaatgtattctatttttttttattcattaactATATTTTGTTTAATNNNNNNNNNNNNNNNNNNNNNNNNNNNNNNNNNNNNNNNNNNNNNNNNNNNNNNNNNNNNNNNNNNNNNNNNNNNNNNNNNNNNNNNNNNNNNNNNNNNNNNNNNNNNNNNNNNNNNNNNNNNNNNNNNNNNNNNNNNNNNNNNNNNNNNNNNNNNNNNNNNNNNNNNNNNNNNNNTGTTTAATATACTGACTCTTCGGAATAAGGCTAAAAAGTTTAGATATGGAAGTAGGATGAGTCATATACTTTAATATTgtagttttttatattttttaaaattatgggaGATACATAAATCGGAcctccgatttgtgtttaaaaaattaaaaaaatttagggtacacaaatcggaccctccaatttgtgtttaaaaaataaaaaaaaattggagtacacaaatcggattgtccgatttgtgtactccaaatttttttaagttaGTGTGCAGAGAGGAGCCCTAGACTGAGTGTGAGAGAGGCACTAAGGCAGAGGCACGTTCTGGATCTGGATTCGATTCTAGAGTCTGGACGATGGAGTTTGGGTAGGGCTAGTTAGTGTGTAGCATAATGAAACGACAGCGTTTTGTTCCTTATAAAAAAATCAGCCGGTTCACGGTTCGATTCGACCGACCAGTTTCCGGCCAATTCGACGGTTCAATTGCGGTTTTTAAAATTGGTGGTGTTTTTTGCAGCGGTTTACGGTTTAACCGGTTCGATCGGCCGGTCCGAACCAGTTTTCAGAACGTTGATTAAAATAACTCTTTGTTTTTTTGAAGGAATAATAATTTTTTGCCTAACAAGATGCCCCCAAGATTTCTCACTTGAAGATATGCAATGATTGAAAGTGAGAAAACTTAGTTGTTTAGTGACATTTATCTTATTTTTGACACCGAGAATCAATTGACACTTTAGACACATATCTGCTTGACAAATTGAATGTCCATTAGTAATAAACTTAACAGAATTTTTAAGCCTATAAAGCTTTTACATTAATAATTAAACTGTCAATAGAGTTTATTCTTCTGTATAAAGTTTTTAAGTGTGTCAAATGGTATCTGTTCTAATTTCAGCATATTAAATGCGTGTCAATTGACCTTTGTCTTAACCTTTGACATTTTACTTGAGAGCTTTTGACACATACTCTTTCATTATTCCAATTGACATTATTAATTGACACAATTTTTCTAACTTCAGAAGTAACAGAATCTTAACTCCATGAAGTCATTTCTTTAATATGTTAAGTTCTAGGTgtcaattaaatttgataaaatttctaATCCTATAAAATCTTTTCACTGACATTCTAATAGTTTTGACTCTAAGCGCTAATAAACTCAATAGAATTTCTATCAATTAGGCTTTGTACTTATTATATACCCAAATGTCAATGAGAGATTTTTTTTGTTCCATACTTTtaaacttgatttttttttaataaaaccataacaagataaataaaatagttaGAGCTAAAAGACAAGAAAGACATAGGaatttaaaagataagaaaaatgagaaagaaaagacACAGAAGATTAGGATgaataagaaagagaaaaaatatagagaaacagagaaggaagagaaaaaagagaaaagaaaaaataaagataagaatgagaaaaaaatgaaagatgatagaaaaacaaagaagatGAGATCATTCttgtcatatatttttttttttttatcaaaattaccTCTTATTTGCAGAGAAGTCATATATCTTATACTTTAGAAATTTCGTTTCGATCATCCTCTATATGGCTTATTTAATGAGAGTTCTTTTATCATCTCTTTATACTTTGTTTCTTTCTCAACTTTTAACTGTTCAATTTGTCTAACATTTTCAGTAAGTTGAGTTAAGTCATGATAGTGTTGATTTATAAACTTTTTTCTAATTCCAAATTCTAATCCATTTATGGCCATTTTGATAACTTCAGAGTCTGGAACTGGAGTAAAACATCTATTTCTCATGTTTTTGAATCTAGCCAAATATTTATCAATTGATTCTCTTACATTGCGTTTGATGGAgaataaatcacttaaactaATTCTTAATTCACTACGAAAAAATTATTTATGAAACTCTTTTTCTAATTGCATCCAAGAGTGAATTAAATTTGGCTTTAGGTTAGAAAATCATATAAATGTATTTTTtgctaaagaagaagaaaaatatctCATCTTGAGATATTCATTAGAAACTGCTTCCCTAATTTTAACAGTATATCGAGCAATATGCTCTACTATTTCTTCTCCAGAAAATTTTATAAGGGATTTTAGAATTTTCCAACCCCTTGAAAGCTCTGCTTGTTGGACACATTCAGGAAAAGTGGACACGAAATATGGCCTATTTAAATAACCAACATTAAATTCCAAACGGTTTAAAACTTGTTCAACGTTCCTAGCTAGATGAAAATGCCTCCTAAGTTGTTTTGTCTAAGTCTTTCTAACATATCATCAGCATTTTGACCATGTCTAGGCATATGAACGTCGTAATTAAGAATTGCTCCACCATTTTGGTTGACATTATCAAGTCTTAAACCATGGTTatcattttcttctaaatttactACAGTAGCAATTCTATTAACTTGCCTATTTAATTGTTCAATTCTAgtgtttgtattttttaaaagagAATTTAAAATGGTCACCATTATTTGATGAATTAACATGTTTACTAAATCATGGTGGCTTTCATCCATCTGTTGCCTAATATATACTAAAAATTCAACGGTTTGACTAGGTTGATTAACAGGCATTGCTCTTGACATGTCAGGAAACACAGACCTAAAATTTTCTATCCTAGTAACAGTGGGTGTAGTAGAATTAGATGCACTGTTATTTTCTGTGTTAACAGCGTGTGAAAAATTTTGTTGTGATATATGTGAACCTGACACCTCATAAATAGGTACATTTGACATGTCATATGGATTCTGATAAAGAGGATTTTGAAAAGTTGAGTAGAGAGGCACATGCAATCCTTGTGTCACCATGGGGGGACATACCCCAGTGGCAAGCCTTAAGGCGGCCACCCCATGTTATTTATGTGAGTTGCATTTAACTTTGGATGGGCATGGCCAACGCCATCATGTCTCACTGACAGCAAGGTAGGCTCTACGTTTGAAATCACGGGAGAATTCTCGGACTCATTTCCTCTAGTCTCATCgctagaagtagaagaagatattACAGATGTATTTGACATGTCAACTGACGCTGATTTCTTAGTATCTGGAAACACAATCTTCTCATTACGTAACCACATGCAAATTCAAAACTCCTGATTTTTTCTTTTGACAAATTACAATCTATTGACAATGTCCCACCGAGCGTTCCAATTTATTTTACTCAAATTTTGTTAATGTTTAAAATAAAACGTGGGTATCTCAGTGTCGCAATTGTATCGTgaataagaataaaaaaggaTTAAAAGTAACAAATAAACGAAAAAAATGTGAGATGCCGGAGGCAAagtaaattacaaaaattaaaacaaacaaaaaattaaagagaagatgaagagagaaACATAAACGTAAAAGAGAGGAAGAAGTAAAAATatagaaattttattaataaaaactggAAAGAAACAAATtacaagtgtttgagttcagaagaattacttaagattcccaattttactctATGATGCCAAGGGGTTGAGAACGTTTTGAGTTTTCTAAATATTTTCTAAAAGAACTGAACTCCC is from Arachis ipaensis cultivar K30076 chromosome B01, Araip1.1, whole genome shotgun sequence and encodes:
- the LOC107618706 gene encoding cytochrome P450 71D10, which encodes MEFVLHYLSSNSTLSFFLFLFTVVFIIFSRSKPKPQNSKLPPGPSKLPFIGNIHQLSSMPHRGLTKLAQEYGPLMHIKLGSLSTIVVSSPEMAKEVMRTHDIIFANRPHNLAIDVITYGSKGMSFSPYGSYWRQMRKICTFELLTPKRVESFRSIREQEASNLVKDLSSNHGSIINFSNVIYSVSYGLTSRVAFGEKSTDQEAFIQVMKDVLKVVSGFSLADLYPSIGMLSVVTGLRSKAERIHQEVDRILEKIVRNHKERKEMNEKSTEDIVDVLLKLQKHSNLEHPLSDNVIKATILDIFAAGSGTSAKTLEWSMSELIKNPSVMERAQAEVRRVFDSRGCVDEANLHELHYLKSVIKETLRLHAPVPLLLPRECSERCEINGYEIPAKSRVVVNAWGIGRDPRYWKEAEKFDPERFIDGSVDFKGADFEFIPFGAGRRICPGITFGVASVELILANLLFHFDWKLPNGEKHEDLDMSESFGLSIRRKHDLYLIPSVYHYSSAN